The Melitaea cinxia chromosome 24, ilMelCinx1.1, whole genome shotgun sequence genome window below encodes:
- the LOC123665555 gene encoding transmembrane protein 14C, giving the protein MGVDILSFAYAATVAAGGIMGYAKAGSIPSLSAGIIFGSILGVGAYQLSQDPSNYTLMLGTTTTLGGLMGYRYYNSKKFMPAGLIFALSVGMLAKLIVKNVSASPMSVKSN; this is encoded by the exons atgggtGTCGACATTTTGAGTTTCGCTTATGCCGCTACTGTAGCCGCGGGTGGTATTATGGGATATGCTAAAGCAG gcTCAATACCATCACTTAGTGCTGGTATTATTTTTGGATCTATTTTag gTGTTGGAGCATATCAACTTAGCCAGGATCCATCAAATTACACCCTTATGCTTGGAACCACAACAACTCTTGGAGGTCTCATGGGCTACAG ATATTATAACAGCAAAAAGTTTATGCCAGCAGGTCTAATATTCGCATTGTCGGTCGGAATGCTAGCGAAGTTAATAGTCAAAAATGTTAGTGCAAGTCCTATGTCAGTAAAGTCTAATTAA